From the genome of Aspergillus fumigatus Af293 chromosome 1, whole genome shotgun sequence, one region includes:
- a CDS encoding putative disulfide isomerase, producing the protein MMQPSSALLLVASLLAASSVNADGLYTKKSPVLQVTQKTYDQLIANSNYTSIVEFYAPWCGHCQNLKPAYEKAAKNLEGLAKVAAVNCDDDANKPLCGRMGVQGFPTLKIVTPSKRPGKPKVEDYQGARSAKAIVDAVVDRIPNHVKRVTDKDLDQWLSEDQESPKAVLFTEKGTTSALLKAVAIEFLGSIKVGQIRNKESKAVEKFGVKEFPTLVLVPGGDKEPIIYDGELKKQAIVEFLSQVAAPNPDPAPASTDAKSSKATKSAKSPKSSTILSEEAENLKPTASPDPKVVPDDATESKPAQVPIQAPPIPVLPTAEELEAACLKPTSGTCVLALLPEPREGDADVSSPAKEALTSLSEIAHKHAQRKSKLFPFYSIPAINSGAKTLRAGLGLSEDQTSVEIIALNGRRGWWRRYDASEAQDYGAVSVEAWIDAIRLGEGSKSKLPDGVIVEQKEEGDVEAKKDADKEKGDHDEL; encoded by the exons ATGATGCAGCCAAGCTCTGCACTTCTGCTCGTGGCATCGCTTCTGGCGGCTTCGTCCGTTAACGCAGATGGACTGTACACTAAAAAGTCTCCTGTTTTGCAGGTTACTCAGAAGACCTATGACCAGCTGATTGCTAACTCTAATTACACATCG ATCGTAGA ATTCTATGCTCCTTGGTGTGGCCATTGCCAGAACCTCAAACCTGCATACGAAAAGGCAGCCAAGAACCTGGAGGGACTGGCCAAGGTAGCGGCTGTGAACTGCGATGACGATGCCAACAAGCCTTTGTGTGGTCGGATGGGCGTACAGGGTTTCCCAACTCTGAAGATCGTCACTCCTTCCAAGAGACCCGGCAAGCCAAAAGTGGAGGATTACCAGGgagcaagaagcgcaaagGCGATCGTCGATGCTGTTGTGGACCGAATCCCGAATCATGTGAAGAGGGTCACGGACAAGGATTTGGATCAGTGGCTCTCCGAGGACCAGGAGTCTCCCAAGGCTGTTCTGTTTACTGAGAAAGGTACTACGAGTGCCCTCCTCAAGGCCGTCGCCATTGAGTTCCTCGGCTCCATCAAGGTCGGCCAGATTCGCAACAAGGAATCCAAGGCCGTGGAGAAATTTGGTGTCAAGGAATTTCCTACCCTCGTCCTAGTCCCTGGCGGCGATAAGGAGCCCATCATCTACGATGGCGAACTCAAGAAACAAGCCATCGTCGAGTTCCTCAGCCAAGTCGCAGCTCCTAACCCCGACCCGGCCCCCGCCTCAACCGACGCCAAATCCTCCAAGGCCACCAAGTCCGCTAAGTCGCCCAAATCCTCCACTATCCTCAGTGAAGAAGCCGAAAACTTGAAACCTACCGCATCCCCCGACCCAAAGGTCGTCCCTGATGACGCCACAGAGTCAAAGCCCGCCCAGGTCCCGATCCAGGCACCACCCATCCCCGTACTCCCTACGGCAGAGGAACTCGAAGCCGCCTGCCTAAAGCCTACATCTGGTACCTGCGTTCTAGCACTTCTCCCTGAACCCCGCGAAGGGGATGCAGACGTGTCCAGTCCCGCGAAGGAGGCGCTAACCAGTCTATCGGAGATCGCGCACAAGCACGCCCAGCGCAAGAGCAAGCTTTTCCCGTTCTACAGTATTCCCGCTATCAACAGCGGGGCCAAGACTCTACGGGCTGGGCTGGGATTGTCCGAGGACCAGACCTCAGTCGAGATCATTGCTCTGAATGGACGCAGAGGCTGGTGGAGGCGCTACGACGCGTCGGAGGCTCAGGATTATGGCGCCGTGTCTGTGGAGGCGTGGATCGACGCCATAAGACTGGGTGAGGGGTCGAAGAGCAAGTTGCCAGATGGTGTTATTGTCgagcagaaggaggagggtgaTGTAGAGGCCAAAAAAGACGCTGATAAAGAGAAGGGTGACCATGATGAGTTGTAA
- a CDS encoding F-box protein, translated as MMAEVKVTPEPPRGPGTADFLFMPLEVFWMILQYLDARDIVRCRRVSKHWKEAFTNPEYLVRLLIRLFPSAPEVRGLKDKQSLDELLSAVQSGEHWRELFDKVASRYDHLSRGKPRSVQKLKLCDDFGVTGEREWFQVQPWDSHASHLMQRVDYLYPETFWTYEDGLLVYPSADYSSLVLMDVETGKQVMVPFLIIGKVIRRIRLQKRVLVVEWAEPKAFHWLNDSDGVHRHFASSFDVAQEANGSWNVSFRNEWKIMFLGHPLSERDRFYSTHNKTHYVIYIWQPNRSLYTADEDAPIESLFVWDISKPCPYRPSLDPTGRQRKEEQDQAPAIVSRFGFRELGFFSVRQRGVPGIQGLEITDDGQAIEIIENLCTGPLDRLVGPTEWTSQVQITSIPLIGDGPVWRRDVGYILSPYRGSNGLQTKPLGLLCKQFWYTVISEVYDRNSKAGFALHLSPLGWPFDSRIYMSIQTPYSRIVLKPDDVFELAGRGKICGNEKFVIGENANRELVIWRFDR; from the coding sequence ATGATGGCGGAGGTAAAAGTCACGCCGGAGCCTCCACGGGGACCAGGGACAGCGGACTTTTTGTTCATGCCGTTGGAAgtcttctggatgatcttgCAGTATCTTGACGCCAGGGATATTGTACGATGTCGTCGGGTTTCAAAACATTGGAAAGAAGCATTTACCAACCCAGAGTATCTTGTTCGCCTGTTGATTCGACTGTTTCCCAGCGCTCCAGAGGTTCGGGGGCTGAAAGACAAACAGTCATTGGACGAGCTACTCTCCGCGGTTCAGAGTGGTGAGCATTGGCGCGAACTGTTCGACAAGGTTGCCTCGAGATACGATCATCTCAGCCGGGGCAAGCCAAGGTCGGTCCAAAAGCTCAAGCTTTGTGATGACTTTGGAGTCACGGGAGAAAGAGAGTGGTTTCAGGTACAGCCTTGGGATAGCCATGCCAGTCATCTTATGCAGCGCGTTGATTACCTCTATCCCGAAACGTTCTGGACCTACGAGGATGGTCTGCTTGTGTACCCCAGCGCAGATTACTCCTCTTTGGTCCTCATGGATGTGGAGACCGGTAAACAGGTTATGGTACCGTTCTTGATTATCGGTAAGGTGATTAGAAGGATTCGCTTGCAGAAACGAGTTCTTGTAGTGGAATGGGCTGAGCCAAAGGCTTTTCACTGGCTGAATGACAGCGACGGGGTCCATCGCCAttttgcatcttcttttGACGTGGCCCAAGAAGCCAATGGCAGCTGGAACGTCTCCTTTCGCAACGAATGGAAGATCATGTTCCTTGGCCATCCTCTAAGTGAAAGAGATCGGTTCTACTCGACTCATAATAAGACACATTATGTGATCTACATATGGCAGCCCAATCGCAGCTTGTACACTGCCGATGAGGATGCCCCAATCGAGTCCCTGTTCGTCTGGGACATTTCAAAGCCCTGTCCCTACAGGCCTTCTCTGGATCCTACAGGGCGGCAACGGAAGGAAGAGCAGGATCAAGCTCCCGCCATTGTCTCTCGTTTCGGTTTTAGAGAGTTAGGATTCTTCTCCGTCAGACAACGAGGAGTACCGGGCATCCAAGGTCTAGAAATAACCGATGATGGCCAAGCCATAGAAATCATTGAGAACTTGTGCACAGGGCCGCTTGACCGACTCGTCGGACCAACGGAGTGGACGTCTCAGGTGCAGATCACGAGCATTCCTCTGATTGGCGATGGACCAGTATGGAGGCGAGACGTTGGCTACATCTTATCACCTTACCGCGGGAGCAATGGGTTACAGACGAAGCCCCTTGGTCTGCTTTGCAAGCAGTTCTGGTACACTGTCATTTCCGAGGTCTATGACAGAAATTCGAAGGCAGGATTTGCTTTGCACCTGTCTCCGCTGGGCTGGCCTTTTGATTCCAGGATTTATATGAGCATACAGACACCATACTCTCGGATTGTCTTAAAACCCGACGATGTTTTTGAACTAGCGGGTAGGGGAAAGATCTGCGGGAACGAGAAATTCGTGATAGGTGAAAATGCAAACCGCGAGCTTGTCATCTGGAGATTCGATCGCTAG
- a CDS encoding 40S ribosomal eS19 domain-containing protein: MGGVTVRDVDVSLLHSVPCSLRHLFLSWRRGRNGSLAMGRGGIYLIDGIWMLRKGHSWISSLSPVRAYGKSHQNLQIEDVEILTAQKFIAAYSAFLKRQGKLPIPGWVDTVKTSCSNELPPQDSDWYYVRAAAVARHIYMRKTVGVGRLRKVHGSTKNRGSRPNHHVDASGSVDRKIIQSLEKIGVLEYDEEKGGRRITQAGQRDLDRIAKTTVDEEEDEE, encoded by the exons ATGGGTGGTGTCACCGTTCGCGATGTGGACGTAAGTTTGCTCCATTCAGTACCCTGCAGTCTGCGACACCTGTTTCTCTCTTGGCGGAGAGGCCGCAATGGATCATTGGCAatgggaagaggaggaattTATTTGATAGACGGGATATGGATGCTACGGAAGGGACATTCCTGGATATCCAGTCTGTCGCCTGTTCGCGCATATGGGAAATCACATCAAAATCTGCAAATTGAGGATGTCGAAATTTTGACG GCGCAGAAGTTCATCGCTGCCTACTCTGCTTTCCTGAAGCGTCAGGGCAAGCTCCCCATCCCTG GATGGGTTGACACTGTCAAGACTTCCTGCTCCAACGAGCTCCCTCCCCAGGACTCCGACTG GTACTACGTCCGCGCCGCTGCCGTTGCCCGTCACATCTACATGCGCAAGACCGTCGGTGTCGGCCGCCTGCGCAAGGTCCACGGCTCGACCAAGAACCGTGGCTCCCGCCCCAACCACCACGTCGATGCCTCTGGCTCCGTCGACCGCAAGATCATCCAGTCTCTCGAGAAGATCGGTGTCCTTGAGTACGATGAGGAGAAGGGTGGTCGCCGCATTACCCAGGCCGGCCAGCGGGATCTTGACCGGATTGCCAAGACCACcgttgacgaggaggaggacgaggagtaA
- a CDS encoding CAIB/BAIF family enzyme: MTDTETDNPYSPVDEARLIFSYLCDQAERLSLPPQIVENKDAVSFSSSHNEIYYPIPFKETETLAALKGVEGAVASAIADLRFGEQKRNVKINLEKATAFGFQAYMAKLDGLSKLDPAVKSKLKDTDLLAAQSNGYRRMSANLYRTKNEGEFFHIHGSLEATTTLNMIGLEGHRPDLTDYEEIIEVIESHVQKYSAAELEEMNKERRQAGVTAFKYEDFINTPHGRLNVQEPPWKVKRLTGDLPPTPFPASRSASRKILEGIKVLELCRIIAGPTVTRILSEYGADVLKITSPNLPDVPFFQVDGNMGKHAADLDLKTTEGRRQFEKLLADVDVLVDGYRPGALEKLGYGPNALASLAEKRGKGIVYVNENCFGYEGEWASRPGWQQIADCVTGIAWAQGQFMGLSTPMVPPFPISDYGTGCMGAIAALTGLYHRAKTGGSYHGMASLMHYDLLLFAVGKYPDAVQEKMRAAQPPEFFKLRHCDSVDRISSTVLKIMQARFPHLYVAPDVAGQEALTEKWFSKAYNAEIEVVKPIVEIDGVDNSFSRASRPNGSDRPSWEDFKLPEEDYKKA; this comes from the exons ATGACGGACACAGAAACAGACAACCCGTATTCGCCTGTTGACGAAGCACGCCTAATCTTCTCATACCTCTGCGATCAAGCTGAACGACTTAGTCTGCCGCCCCAGATCGTGGAAAATAAGGATGCCGTgtcattctcatcttcccaCAACGAGATCTACTACCCGATCCCATTCAAAGAAACCGAGACTTTGGCCGCATTGAAGGGTGTCGAAGGTGCTGTCGCTAGCGCAATTGCCGACTTGCGATTTGGTGAACAGAAGCGCAATGTCAAAATCAACCTGGAGAAGGCGACAGCTTTCGGATTCCAGGCATACATGGCCAAACTTGATGGACTTTCTAAACTGGACCCAGCTGTCAAGTCGAAATTGAAAG ACACCGACCTGCTTGCAGCCCAGTCGAATGGATACCGTCGCATGTCCGCCAACCTTTACAGAACCAAGAACGAGGGCGAATTCTTTCATATCCATGGCTCCCTCGAGGCTACGACGACACTCAACATGATTGGATTGGAGGGTCACCGTCCTGATCTCACAGACTATGAAGAGATCATTGAGGTTATTGAGAGCCACGTGCAAAAGTACAGCGCTGCCGAGCTAGAAGAGATGAACAAGGAGAGGAGACAAGCTGGGGTCACGGCATTCAAATACGAGGATTTCATCAATACTCCTCAT GGACGGCTTAATGTGCAGGAACCTCCATGGAAGGTCAAGCGACTTACTGGTGACTTGCCTCCGACACCCTTCCCCGCCAGTCGCAGTGcaagcaggaagatcctGGAGGGtatcaaggtgctggagcTTTGCCGCATCATTGCGGGACCCACCGTTACGCGAATTCTCTCCGAGTACGGCGCGGATGTCTTGAAGATTACTAGCCCTAATCTTCCAGATGTCCCCTTCTTCCAGGTTGATGGTAACATGGGCAAGCATGCCGCGGATCTGGACTTGAAAACTACCGAAGGACGTCGCCAGTTTGAGAAACTTTTGGCTGATGTGGATGTGCTTGTCGATGGTTATCGCCCAGGTGCGCTCGAGAAATTGGGATACGGTCCAAACGCTCTCGCCTCGTTGGCGGAGAAGCGTGGCAAGGGCATTGTATACGTCAACGAGAACTGCTTTGGCTACGAGGGAGAATGGGCTAGCCGTCCTGGTTGGCAGCAAATTGCCGACTGC GTAACTGGTATCGCATGGGCTCAGGGGCAATTCATGGGCCTGTCCACTCCAATGGTACCTCCGTTCCCGATTTCTGATTACGGCACAGGCTGCATGGGCGCCATTGCCGCCCTCACAGGTCTCTACCACCGTGCGAAGACCGGCGGATCCTACCACGGAATGGCCTCTCTGATGCATTATGACCTCTTGCTCTTTGCCGTGGGCAAATATCCAGATGCTgtgcaggagaagatgcgggCTGCTCAACCCCCGGAATTTTTCAAGCTTCGGCACTGTGACAGTGTGGACCGCATCTCCTCGACTGTCCTAAAGATCATGCAGGCGCGGTTTCCACATCTCTATGTAGCCCCCGACGTGGCTGGACAGGAGGCGCTCACAGAAAAATGGTTCTCCAAGGCGTACAATGCCGAAATTGAGGTTGTCAAACCTATCGTGGAGATTGACGGCGTGGACAACAGCTTCTCGCGCGCCAGCCGACCGAACGGCTCCGATCGACCTAGCTGGGAGGACTTCAAGCTGCCCGAAGAGGATTACAAGAAGGCTTAA
- a CDS encoding putative mitochondrial ADP,ATP carrier protein (Ant) produces the protein MASFYRAFTDSFAVGGVSAAVSKTAAAPIERIKLLVQNQDEMIRAGRLDRKYNGIIDCFRRTAQAEGVMSLWRGNTANVIRYFPTQALNFAFRDTYKSMFAYKKDRDGYAKWMMGNLASGGAAGATSLLFVYSLDYARTRLANDAKSAKGGGERQFNGLIDVYRKTLASDGIAGLYRGFGPSVLGIVVYRGLYFGMYDSIKPVVLVGSLEGSFLASFLLGWTVTTGAGIASYPLDTIRRRMMMTSGEAVKYKSSLDAARQIIAKEGVKSLFKGAGANILRGVAGAGVLSIYDQVQLILFGKKFKGGSG, from the exons ATGGCATCATTCTATCGAGCTTTTACTGACTCTTTCGCAGTGGGTGGTGTTTCCGCTGCCGTCTCCAAGACTGCTGCTGCCCCCATCGAGCGTATCAAGCTCCTTGTCCAGAACCAG GATGAGATGATCCGTGCTGGCCGTCTCGACCGCAAGTACAACGGTATCATCGACTGCTTCCGTCGTACCGCTCAGGCTGAGGGTGTCATGTCCCTGTGGCGTGGTAACACCGCCAACGTCATCCGTTACTTCCCTACCCAGGCTCTGAACTTCGCTTTCCGTGACACCTACAAGTCGATGTTCGCCTACAAGAAGGACCGTGATGGATACGCCAAGTGGATGATGGGTAACCTTGCCTCCGGTGGT GCTGCTGGTGCCActtccctcctcttcgtctactCTCTCGACTACGCTCGTACCCGTCTTGCCAACGACGCCAAGTCCGCCAAGGGTGGTGGTGAGCGCCAGTTCAACGGTCTCATTGATGTCTACCGTAAGACCCTCGCTTCCGACGGTATTGCCGGTCTCTACCGTGGTTTCGGTCCCTCCGTTCTTGGTATTGTTGTCTACCGTGGTCTGTACTTCGGCATGTACGACTCCATCAAGCCTGTTGTCCTGGTTGGTTCTCTTGAGGGTAGCTTCCTTGCTTCCTTCCTGCTCGGCTGGACTGTTACCACTGGTGCTGGTATTGCTTCTTACCCTCTTGACACCATCCGTCGTCGTATGATGATGACCTCCGGTGAGGCCGTCAAGTACAAGTCCTCCCTGGATGCTGCTCGCCAGATCATCGCCAAGGAGGGTGTCAAGTCTCTCTTCAAGGGTGCTGGTGCTAACATCCTCCGTggtgttgctggtgctggtgtcCTGTCCATCTATGACCAGGTTCAACTTATCCTCTTCGGCAAGAAGTTCAAGGGTGGCTCTGGCTAA